Proteins encoded together in one Methanobacterium bryantii window:
- the sucC gene encoding ADP-forming succinate--CoA ligase subunit beta has translation MRCFEYSAKKIFKTEGIPVPESYVAKNPEEAKDAAAKLGKPVALKSQVLVGGRGKAGGIKFADTPEEAEKVAKELLGTEIKGEKVSKLLIEEKINIQSEFYISVIMDRSAKKPVIMASTEGGMEIEEVAKKSPEKIVKYHINPLNEFLPYQAREIARKMGIPNDLISKMGAFILKLFNVFDKCDATIAEINPLVLTPEGLIAADAKFGVDDDALWRHNEFADLEEAKKDEFAYVTLDGDIAVIGNGAGLTLTGMDMINLYGGKPATFLDIGGGASQESIARAINLVLSEPNVKVIFLNVLGGITRADDVANGVITVLKSADHKVPIVIRLTGTNEKEGQRILRDAGIPFEISMEEAAEKAVEICRSLS, from the coding sequence TTGAGATGCTTCGAATACAGTGCTAAGAAAATATTTAAAACTGAAGGCATTCCTGTACCTGAAAGCTACGTTGCAAAAAACCCTGAAGAGGCAAAAGATGCCGCTGCAAAATTAGGTAAACCAGTTGCTCTAAAATCCCAGGTTCTTGTCGGAGGTAGGGGTAAAGCAGGAGGAATAAAATTTGCAGATACTCCAGAAGAGGCCGAAAAAGTTGCAAAAGAGCTTTTAGGTACTGAAATTAAAGGCGAAAAAGTAAGCAAGCTCCTTATCGAGGAAAAAATCAATATCCAATCTGAATTTTATATAAGCGTGATAATGGACAGGTCTGCTAAAAAGCCGGTGATAATGGCAAGCACTGAAGGAGGTATGGAAATCGAAGAGGTGGCTAAAAAAAGCCCTGAAAAGATAGTTAAATACCATATTAACCCTTTAAATGAATTTTTACCTTACCAAGCACGGGAAATTGCAAGAAAAATGGGAATTCCCAATGATTTGATTTCAAAAATGGGTGCATTCATTTTGAAGTTGTTTAATGTATTTGATAAATGCGATGCAACCATTGCAGAGATTAACCCACTTGTCTTAACTCCAGAAGGACTTATTGCAGCAGATGCGAAATTCGGAGTTGATGATGATGCTCTCTGGAGACATAACGAGTTTGCAGACCTTGAAGAAGCCAAAAAAGATGAATTTGCATATGTTACCCTTGACGGAGATATTGCAGTAATAGGAAACGGTGCAGGGCTTACTCTAACTGGTATGGATATGATTAACCTTTACGGAGGAAAACCAGCTACATTTTTAGATATAGGTGGTGGAGCATCACAGGAAAGTATTGCACGTGCAATAAATCTCGTCTTAAGCGAGCCAAACGTCAAAGTGATCTTTTTAAACGTGCTTGGAGGGATAACCCGTGCTGATGATGTTGCAAACGGAGTTATAACTGTTTTAAAAAGTGCAGATCATAAGGTCCCTATTGTCATTAGACTTACAGGAACAAATGAAAAAGAAGGTCAGCGTATTTTACGTGATGCAGGAATTCCATTTGAGATATCAATGGAAGAAGCTGCTGAAAAAGCGGTTGAGATCTGCAGGTCTTTAAGTTAA
- a CDS encoding tetratricopeptide repeat protein — protein MKKSKKEFIEVYKNSNQIKDSDFNIAKYNEYYYKRLVNTEISNSINNQKNILIIGKPKAGKTRAAYESIKSVKGFKVIKFWEETIKIEELPENLFKGKIIIFIDDLNKYINKLDLNRLIKKLNSKSKKYMIIITCRSGEEYKSINKEFGEIIRDFNEIKIEDITKDIAQNLSDELNLKVEDFDGTVGSLFLGIGDMKLRYAELYKECRVLFTVMKIFAYAESYIVTKRTLEEVYSEILIKENMQADFLFEEAINKLKENSFIFEESGKVSACHDTYLNIPKYEISFDDLKWLKTVLFQIKDENALFNIGNSFNDNRNYEEAIQCYNRAIETNSKNDKSWNNKGIALARLSKYTKAIKCYDKALNLNSMNDNAWTNKGISLAALDKIEEAIECYDKTLEINPNHEKAWNNKGNALGDIERYEDAIECYNKALEINPKYGNAWNSKGTALAMQDKNEKAIQCYDEALKINQKNDKAWYNKGLALATLAKYTKSIECYHKCLEINPNQSRVWNSKGNAMAMLKRHVDAIKCYNKATEINLDYEYAWYNKGNSLDDLGGYWDAIESYDKAIKINPKNDNAWYNKGLALIKLYEYNEAIKCFDKVLEINPKRDETWNNKGNALAMLGKYKESIECYDKVLEINPNHKTAQNNKMLSISKFRIEK, from the coding sequence TTGAAAAAATCAAAAAAAGAATTTATTGAAGTTTATAAAAATTCAAATCAAATTAAAGATTCAGATTTCAATATTGCAAAATACAATGAATATTATTATAAACGTCTTGTAAATACTGAAATTTCTAATTCAATAAATAACCAAAAAAATATCCTTATTATTGGAAAACCAAAAGCAGGTAAGACAAGGGCAGCATATGAATCTATTAAATCAGTTAAAGGATTTAAAGTTATCAAATTTTGGGAAGAAACGATTAAAATTGAAGAACTTCCAGAGAACCTTTTTAAAGGTAAAATAATTATTTTTATAGATGATTTAAACAAATATATTAACAAATTAGATCTCAATCGACTGATTAAAAAGCTTAATTCAAAATCTAAAAAATATATGATCATTATAACATGTCGAAGTGGGGAAGAATATAAATCTATTAATAAGGAGTTTGGAGAGATTATAAGAGATTTCAATGAAATTAAAATCGAGGATATAACTAAAGATATTGCTCAGAATTTATCAGATGAATTAAATTTAAAAGTCGAAGATTTCGATGGAACAGTAGGATCTTTATTTCTTGGAATAGGAGATATGAAACTAAGATATGCAGAACTTTATAAGGAATGCAGAGTTTTATTCACAGTAATGAAAATTTTTGCATATGCAGAAAGTTATATTGTTACAAAAAGAACTTTAGAAGAAGTTTACAGTGAAATATTAATTAAAGAGAATATGCAAGCTGATTTTCTCTTTGAAGAAGCCATAAATAAACTTAAAGAAAATTCATTTATTTTTGAAGAAAGCGGAAAAGTTAGCGCTTGTCACGATACATACCTAAATATTCCAAAATATGAAATATCTTTTGACGATCTGAAATGGCTTAAAACTGTTTTATTCCAAATAAAAGATGAAAATGCATTATTTAATATTGGAAATTCATTTAATGACAACAGAAATTATGAAGAAGCTATTCAATGTTATAATAGAGCCATAGAAACAAACTCAAAGAACGATAAATCATGGAATAATAAAGGAATAGCTCTGGCAAGGCTATCTAAATATACTAAAGCAATAAAATGCTATGATAAAGCATTGAATTTAAATTCAATGAATGATAATGCTTGGACGAATAAAGGAATCTCTTTAGCGGCACTAGACAAAATAGAAGAAGCTATTGAGTGCTATGATAAAACTTTAGAAATAAATCCCAATCATGAAAAAGCTTGGAATAATAAAGGAAATGCACTTGGTGATATAGAAAGATACGAAGATGCCATTGAATGTTATAATAAAGCTTTAGAAATAAACCCAAAATATGGCAATGCTTGGAATAGTAAAGGAACTGCCTTAGCTATGCAAGATAAAAATGAAAAAGCTATCCAATGCTACGATGAAGCCCTAAAAATAAATCAAAAAAATGATAAGGCATGGTATAACAAAGGACTAGCCTTGGCAACGTTAGCTAAGTACACTAAATCTATTGAATGTTATCATAAATGCCTAGAAATAAACCCAAATCAAAGTAGAGTCTGGAATAGTAAAGGTAATGCTATGGCTATGCTGAAAAGACATGTAGATGCTATCAAATGTTATAATAAAGCTACAGAAATAAATCTAGACTATGAATATGCGTGGTATAATAAAGGAAATAGTTTAGATGATTTAGGAGGATATTGGGACGCAATAGAAAGTTATGACAAAGCAATAAAAATAAATCCAAAGAACGATAATGCATGGTATAACAAAGGATTAGCCTTAATTAAGCTATATGAGTACAATGAAGCCATTAAATGCTTCGATAAAGTATTGGAAATAAATCCAAAGCGTGATGAAACATGGAATAATAAAGGAAATGCTTTGGCTATGCTAGGAAAATACAAGGAATCTATTGAATGCTATGACAAAGTTTTAGAAATAAATCCAAATCACAAAACTGCCCAAAATAATAAAATGTTATCAATATCAAAATTTAGAATTGAAAAATAA
- a CDS encoding AlbA family DNA-binding domain-containing protein, giving the protein MDNLEKIVIGLIGSKCEGTYWDFKQEPHKDNASLLHDILCLANCYHEGDRYLILGVSDPAKNCEIKGLTLKQKNRKSQVNITDFLSKINFAGDNRPEIEVKTLKYGEKEIDVIVIKNKRFKPYFLTEDYKKEKKTVKANYIYTRTGDKNTSINKSADYNDIKMMWEEQFGLTLKIEDRFKELLKDYRDWECDFDWGKSAYHKINPEFTIELSESEERGMEPFCAFYLDNSGYYGKAFFKHNSTLIFECEYAYCDGCRVLFPAPSFKYLFKDEDTHGFYYYNLEEFDGLFANILLKNSSNFDTRTSGFPFIIFKNNKDLTEFSNYLKSNFNIIKDMEDYKLLNLNDPNEYRRMINLETLEKIKRFYEENWK; this is encoded by the coding sequence TTGGATAATCTGGAAAAAATAGTAATAGGTTTAATTGGAAGTAAGTGTGAAGGTACATATTGGGATTTTAAACAAGAACCTCACAAAGATAATGCATCATTATTGCATGATATTCTTTGTTTAGCTAATTGTTATCATGAAGGGGATAGATATTTAATTTTAGGAGTTTCTGATCCTGCTAAAAATTGTGAAATAAAAGGATTAACATTAAAACAAAAAAATAGAAAAAGTCAAGTCAATATAACCGATTTTTTAAGTAAAATTAATTTTGCAGGAGACAACCGTCCTGAAATAGAAGTTAAAACATTAAAATACGGCGAAAAAGAAATAGATGTTATTGTAATTAAAAATAAAAGATTTAAACCATATTTTTTAACTGAAGATTATAAAAAAGAGAAGAAGACTGTTAAAGCTAATTATATTTACACTAGGACAGGCGATAAAAATACGAGTATCAATAAATCTGCGGATTATAATGACATAAAAATGATGTGGGAAGAACAATTTGGGTTAACTTTAAAAATTGAAGATAGGTTTAAAGAATTATTAAAAGATTATAGAGATTGGGAATGTGATTTTGATTGGGGAAAGTCAGCATATCATAAAATAAATCCTGAATTCACAATAGAACTTTCAGAATCTGAAGAAAGAGGCATGGAACCTTTTTGTGCTTTTTATTTAGATAATTCCGGGTACTATGGAAAAGCTTTCTTTAAACATAATTCAACACTAATATTTGAATGTGAATATGCTTATTGTGATGGATGCAGAGTATTATTTCCCGCGCCCTCTTTTAAGTATCTATTTAAAGACGAAGACACTCATGGATTTTATTATTACAATTTAGAAGAATTTGATGGATTATTTGCAAATATATTATTAAAAAATAGTTCTAATTTTGATACTAGAACTTCAGGATTTCCATTCATTATTTTTAAAAATAATAAGGATTTAACTGAATTTTCGAATTATTTGAAAAGTAATTTCAATATAATTAAAGATATGGAAGATTATAAACTTTTAAATTTAAACGATCCTAATGAATACCGCCGAATGATTAATTTAGAAACTTTAGAAAAAATAAAACGGTTTTATGAAGAAAACTGGAAATAA
- a CDS encoding potassium channel family protein produces MTRCPECSKENSEDASFCQYCGTKFAHLETEKKIILEDSQIESGSDRHVGRKSRSARDWIVSNLRPISDLIISTLVILDTILIGFILLYPSYSNSLYIIGFDLVVCIILFIEFICNKRSENYKSNLKEDVIDIFAMIPLLFFIILPPVWANYLAFMRLFKIVVLLEKGKKTIFNVIEKTNLSYIILTLFIIICAGSIAILVLDESSRGGINTPLDAVWYVISTISTVGYGDMVPDSVGGRIVGIILMIIGVGFFSLLTAYLSSLFMEEHEEEEDEIKNKIIRMEKSVDEMKSEIKELKELLKENK; encoded by the coding sequence ATGACACGATGTCCAGAATGCAGTAAAGAAAACAGTGAAGATGCAAGTTTCTGCCAGTACTGCGGAACAAAATTTGCACACCTGGAAACTGAAAAAAAGATTATTTTGGAAGATAGCCAAATAGAATCCGGCTCTGATAGACATGTAGGTCGTAAATCTAGGTCTGCACGTGATTGGATTGTATCTAATCTAAGACCTATATCTGATTTAATTATATCTACTTTGGTGATTTTAGACACTATCCTTATCGGGTTTATTCTGTTATATCCATCTTACTCAAACTCCCTATACATAATTGGTTTTGATTTAGTAGTGTGTATAATTCTCTTTATCGAATTTATATGTAACAAACGGTCAGAAAATTACAAATCAAACTTAAAGGAAGATGTAATCGATATTTTCGCAATGATACCTTTACTTTTTTTTATAATTCTCCCACCGGTATGGGCAAATTATCTGGCTTTTATGAGACTATTTAAAATAGTTGTACTGCTTGAAAAAGGTAAAAAAACTATTTTCAACGTTATTGAAAAAACTAATCTCAGCTATATAATTCTTACTTTATTTATTATCATTTGTGCAGGATCTATTGCTATTCTAGTTTTAGATGAGTCATCTCGTGGGGGCATTAATACTCCTCTGGACGCTGTATGGTATGTAATATCTACAATATCTACTGTTGGATATGGTGATATGGTCCCCGATTCTGTGGGTGGTAGAATAGTTGGGATTATATTGATGATCATTGGAGTTGGTTTTTTCAGCCTGTTAACTGCATATCTATCCTCTTTGTTTATGGAAGAACATGAAGAGGAAGAAGATGAAATTAAAAACAAAATAATACGCATGGAAAAATCTGTGGATGAAATGAAATCTGAAATAAAGGAACTCAAAGAGCTGTTAAAAGAGAATAAGTAG
- a CDS encoding zinc ribbon domain-containing protein has translation MIFCPKCGKENNEEAKFCQYCGIKLTNSENKELIQEKPQAEKIWIEKCPVCGEGPLCYHDHKGMLGLTTIHICECERCGSTFKKKGKNYQLTRVNDKSNHVWQEYGKQALAEREWINIANGGISDAKQQEQDINSWLVDASHGKVTFADTNSPVILKKNERAFLFWSDIALWEPRAVRQTRGSYGGQTFRAAKGISFKVGNFSSHSESHEELRTVDQGMLTLTNKRLVFTGSKRTNNIDLRKIISIEPYRDGIASRRENKQKTEYFIGINRVNINISSNGREYAIPVSGIVLKCIIEGLIKQL, from the coding sequence ATGATTTTCTGTCCAAAATGCGGCAAAGAAAATAACGAAGAAGCAAAATTCTGTCAGTACTGCGGGATAAAACTTACGAATTCAGAAAATAAAGAACTTATTCAAGAAAAACCGCAAGCAGAAAAAATATGGATTGAGAAATGTCCTGTTTGTGGGGAGGGTCCATTATGTTACCATGATCATAAGGGAATGCTCGGACTTACAACAATCCATATCTGTGAATGTGAACGCTGTGGATCTACCTTCAAGAAAAAAGGTAAAAATTATCAATTAACCAGAGTAAACGATAAATCAAACCATGTCTGGCAGGAGTATGGAAAACAAGCCCTTGCAGAAAGAGAATGGATAAATATAGCGAATGGTGGAATTTCAGATGCTAAACAGCAAGAGCAGGATATTAATTCATGGCTGGTAGATGCATCACATGGAAAAGTTACATTTGCAGATACGAATTCTCCAGTAATTTTAAAAAAGAATGAGAGAGCTTTTCTTTTTTGGTCAGATATAGCGCTTTGGGAACCTCGAGCAGTTAGACAAACAAGAGGATCTTATGGCGGGCAAACTTTTCGGGCTGCAAAAGGGATATCTTTTAAAGTAGGAAATTTTTCATCACACAGTGAATCTCATGAAGAATTAAGAACTGTAGATCAGGGAATGCTCACTTTAACAAATAAAAGGCTGGTTTTCACAGGAAGTAAGCGTACTAATAACATAGATTTAAGGAAAATTATATCTATAGAACCTTATAGGGATGGTATAGCCTCTAGAAGAGAAAATAAGCAAAAAACGGAGTACTTTATAGGCATCAATAGGGTTAACATTAATATCTCAAGTAATGGACGTGAATACGCCATTCCAGTTTCAGGAATTGTATTAAAGTGTATCATTGAAGGGTTAATAAAACAATTATGA
- a CDS encoding DUF2085 domain-containing protein, whose protein sequence is MNNQNLLNIGENSYINLSKVFICHRLPERTFKIRNHYFPVCSRCTWMYIGLFSYYIFVYFVYIQYTIAVILAMISVVVTAFLDGLTQFFRFTESNNIWKFSSDLQVLGLNFGLSL, encoded by the coding sequence ATGAATAACCAAAACTTGCTAAATATAGGAGAAAATTCGTATATAAATCTTTCTAAAGTGTTTATATGTCATAGATTACCAGAAAGAACTTTTAAAATCCGAAATCATTATTTTCCAGTTTGTTCACGATGTACCTGGATGTATATTGGGCTATTTTCTTATTATATTTTCGTTTATTTTGTTTATATTCAGTATACTATTGCAGTAATTTTAGCAATGATTTCAGTGGTAGTAACAGCCTTTTTAGATGGTTTAACACAGTTTTTCAGATTCACGGAAAGTAACAACATTTGGAAATTTTCTTCAGATTTGCAGGTATTGGGCTTGAATTTTGGTTTGAGTCTGTAA
- a CDS encoding Ada metal-binding domain-containing protein, with the protein MFIIRLPAATKKIKRYNRIYFKTKAQARAHGYMLCKICRP; encoded by the coding sequence ATGTTTATCATAAGATTACCTGCCGCTACGAAAAAAATAAAACGATATAACAGAATATACTTCAAAACTAAGGCACAAGCTAGAGCGCACGGTTACATGCTGTGTAAAATCTGCAGGCCTTAA